TCAGCATGCCCTTCATGCCCGGCTGACTGAGGATGTGCCGCTCGAAGGCGCCTCGGTCCAGCCGCAGCAGGACGCAGTCGGACTCGGTGCGCACCGTGGCGGACACGGGCTTGTCGAGCAGCAGCGAGATTTCACCGAAGACGTCACCCTCGCGAAGGTCTGGCAGGGCCACCTTCCTGCCGCTGGCCTGCTCCAGGTACGGCCGGCACTGGCCGCGCAGCAACAGGTAGAAGGCATCGCCCGGCTGACCTTGCGTGAGGAGCACCTGTCGCGCGGGCACGGCGCGCAGGTCGAACTCGCGCGCCACCGCCTGCTTCTGCGCGGGCGACAGCGGGCTGAGCAGCGGACTGCTGCGCAGCAGGTTCTCCACCAGGCGGCGCCGGAAGAAGGTCTGCACGGCAGTGGCCACCGTCGGGTGCTTCACGGCCGCGGCCTCCACGCGCGCGCGCGTCAGCTCCAACAGCACCGCGCGCGAGGTGGCCACGACGCTGGCCAGCCGAGGCCCCTCGGACACGAGCGCCAACTCGCCGAAGAAGTCTCCCGCGGAGACTGTGCCCACCACCTTGCGCTCACCGCCCTCGAGTGTGCGCGCCACCTCCGCGGTGCCATCCACCAGGGCGAACATCGAGTCGCCCGGCGCGCCCTCGGTCACCACCGCGCGGCCGGACGTGAAGGCGCGCACCTCCAGCGCCTCCAGCAGCGCCACGAAGGCCTCGCGATCCACCCAGGACAAGATGGGCACGGTGGACACCGCGCCCGCGTCGGGCACGAGCCCCGGCTCCGAGGGCGTCGCGCCGGGCGCCAGGGCGAAGCGCTCCGCCAACATGCGCGCTGGCTTCGCCGCGTCTCCACCGAGCCGCCGCAGGGACACCCACGCGGCCGCCGCGCGCAACAGCGCCCCGTCCTTCACCCAGGCGCGCAGCGCGGACTCGAACGCCGAGACCGCCTCCGCGTGACGCCCGAGCGCCTCCAGTGACTCCGCCTCGCGCTGAAGCCGAGACGCCTCACCGGGTCCTCCGGCGAGCGCCGCGTCCACGCGGGCCTCACTGGCCAGGGGCACCGCTTGCAGCGTCCTCGGGTCCGCGCGGGGAGGGGTATCCGCCATGCGGGCCTCTGTAGCTCAGGCGCTCAGCGCACGCACGCGCTCCGCGAGGTTCTGCGTGAAGAGTCGATAGATGCGCAGCGCCGCCGCGGGATGGGTGTCCAGGTAGGATTGGAAGTCCAGATGCGTCACCCGGAGGGCGCGCACTGCGGTCCTCGCGCGGACATGCGCCGAGGTGGGCCCATCCAGGATGAGGGAAATCTCACCCAGGTACGCGCCCTGCCCCAGCGTGTTGAGCCGGCGCGCGTCCGGCCCCGGCCCCGCGTGCACATCCACGATGCCCTCCAGCAACACCAGGAGCCCCGTGCCGCGCGCGCCCTTCTCCATGACGACGACGCCCTCGGGCACCACGATGGGCCGGGCCACGCGGTAGAGGTCCTTCATGTCCTCCAGGGGCAGCTCGCCGAAGATGGGGATGGCCTTCAGGTACTCGTAGCCGTCAGGCGGAGCCGGGGTGCGCTCGGCCGCCACCGCACCCTCGGCCGGCGAGGCGAGTCCCAATTGCCTCAGCAGCCGCGCCTGCTCCGCGTGCAGCTCCGAGTCAGGGGACTCGCGCACGGCGTCGGCCAAGAGCACCAGCGCGCGCCAGGTGTCGCCGCGCGCATCGAGCAGCGCGCTCATCCGCAGCACCGTGTCCCGGCGCCCCACGTCCTCCGCGGCCACGGCGCGCAGCGACTCCAGCTCCGCGTGGGTGTTGCCCAGCGCGCGGTACACCCGCGCCGCCTCGCCGGGGCGACGCAGGCGGGTGAGCACCCGGGCCACGGACTCCAGCGCCTGCTGCGACCGGTACAGCTCCAGCGCCAGCTCCAGCACGCCGCCTCGCTCGAACGCCGCCGCCGCGCGGCCCTCCTCACCGGCGCGCAGCCACGCCTCGGCGGCGGGTCGCAGCTCTCCGGCCTGCTCATAGAGGGGCGCTGCCGCCGCGTCGTCTCCTCGCGACTCCAGCAACCGCGCCGCGCCCGCGAAGTCACGGGCGCTCCGCATCACCTCCACCAGCGTCGCCCGGGACGCGGCCGAAGCCAGGATGGCCTCCTCCCGCACGCGCTCCCGCTGCGCGCTCGCCAGGGACTCGTAGGCGCGCGTGGCCTGCTCCACCGCGCCCTGCACCACGGGCTCCCACACGACGCGGGTGCCCACCGAGCCCACGACATCCACTTCACGAATCCCCAGGCCCATCCCGGCCCGGTCGGACCCCACCGCGGTTGCCGCCATGTCACTCCCCCCAGAGGAACTGAATCGTTGTCACCGCCGCGAGAAGACCAGGAAGTACTGCTCGGGCAGGAAGTCGAAGGACCGCACCTGCTGGTAGCCCGCGGACTCCAGCTCCGCGCGCACCGCGTCCGGCGCGAGCTTGTGCTCGGCGGGCGGACCGCGGGACGAGTCCAGGCGATAGTCGATGATGGCGAGGCGCCCCTGGGGCGACAGGCCATGCTCCGCGAGGTGGCGGAAGTACGCGGGCCGGTCCGAGATGTGATGGTACGTGTCCACCACGAGCACCAGGTCCACGGGCGCGGGCAGCTTCGGGTCATCCGGCGTGGCGACCACGGGCGTGAGGTTCGTCAGGCCCTCGCGCTCCGCTCGCGCGCCCAGGTAGCGCGCCATGTCCGGCTCGATGTCCACGCCATACACACGGCCCTGGGGCACCGCGCGCGCCAGCCGCACGGAGAAGTAGCCCGTCGCCGAGCCCACATCCGCCACCTTCGCGTCCGCGGGCAGCGCGAGCGCCGCCACCACCGCGTCCGGCTGCTGCCACGCATCGCGCGCGGGGTCGTCGAAGCGCGCGGCCCACGCGTTCGCGTCCTCGAAGCGGTGCGGCATCTGTGGGCCGTGCGCCTGCTCCGCGTGATGATGCGGATGCGAGCACGCGCCCAGCAGCAAGGTGCCCCCCAGCAGGGCGCGGTGCGGGAAGGAGGAGTGGCGATGGGACATGGCGGGCTCCGAGGACGAGGGGAACGGGCGCATCAGGGCTCCCGGAAGATGAGGAGGCCGCGCGCCGTGTCGACCGTATAGAGATATCCGTCGCCCGGCGCACTCACGGCCACGAGCCCATCGACGAAGCCGTGGCCCGCGCCCGGGTACTCCGCCGAGAACGAGTTGAACCACGCCCGCTCCCTCGGCCGCTCCGGCACTGACACATCCAACACGCGCACGCCGTCCTGATGGTGGGCCACGTAGAGCGTCGTCCCGCGCAGCTCCAACGCGCCGATGGAGACAGGCGTGCGCAGCCGGTACTCCCCAATCAGTGACACCTGCTCGGGGTTCGTCACGTCCAGCACCCGCAGGTGCGCCGCCCAGTCCTGTCCGCCCTCGAAGGCGATGAGCCGCGCGCCGAACCGTCCCACGCGCACGGCGTGGCTGGTGGCGCCGGGATAGGTGTAGCGGCCCAACGGATTGAGCGCGGGCGAGCTGAGCTCATCCAGGATGTTCAATCCCTCTCGCCCGTGGCTGACATACATCCGCCCCTCGAAGGAAAAGGCAGACTCCGGGAGGTGCTCGCGCAGCGCGGGGTTCGCTCCGCCAAGCTTCAGCGCTTGCAGCAGGCGCGGGGCCCGCGGCTGGCTCACGTCATACACATGCGTCCGCGCCAAGGGAGCGCCCACGGAGACATACAGCCGCGCGTCCTGACCCCAGACCGAGCGCGCATCCACTGGCGCCGCGCCCAGCATCGGAAGCGTGGACAACCGTTGGGGCTGAGCCGGCGCGCTGACGTCGAAGGCGATGACCCCTTCCGCGCTGCTGGCTACGTAGAGCACGTCGTCTCGGGCCGCCACGGCGCGCCAGGTGTCTCCCATGGGCGCATCGATGTGCGCGCGAAGCACGGGCGCGGCGCGGTCGCTCACGTCAAACACAGTCAGCCCGCCAGGGACACCGCGCGCCACGTCGGGCCCGGAGACGACGAAGGCATGCGCCTGGGACACGAGCAGCCCCATCGCGTCCCCGCGCCCCACCGGCGACTCGGAGAGCAACGCCATGCCCGAGGACTCGGCCTCGCCCTCGCGGCGCACCAACCGCTCCGCCACGAAGGT
The genomic region above belongs to Myxococcaceae bacterium JPH2 and contains:
- a CDS encoding cyclic nucleotide-binding domain-containing protein, producing MAATAVGSDRAGMGLGIREVDVVGSVGTRVVWEPVVQGAVEQATRAYESLASAQRERVREEAILASAASRATLVEVMRSARDFAGAARLLESRGDDAAAAPLYEQAGELRPAAEAWLRAGEEGRAAAAFERGGVLELALELYRSQQALESVARVLTRLRRPGEAARVYRALGNTHAELESLRAVAAEDVGRRDTVLRMSALLDARGDTWRALVLLADAVRESPDSELHAEQARLLRQLGLASPAEGAVAAERTPAPPDGYEYLKAIPIFGELPLEDMKDLYRVARPIVVPEGVVVMEKGARGTGLLVLLEGIVDVHAGPGPDARRLNTLGQGAYLGEISLILDGPTSAHVRARTAVRALRVTHLDFQSYLDTHPAAALRIYRLFTQNLAERVRALSA
- a CDS encoding class I SAM-dependent methyltransferase, translating into MSHRHSSFPHRALLGGTLLLGACSHPHHHAEQAHGPQMPHRFEDANAWAARFDDPARDAWQQPDAVVAALALPADAKVADVGSATGYFSVRLARAVPQGRVYGVDIEPDMARYLGARAEREGLTNLTPVVATPDDPKLPAPVDLVLVVDTYHHISDRPAYFRHLAEHGLSPQGRLAIIDYRLDSSRGPPAEHKLAPDAVRAELESAGYQQVRSFDFLPEQYFLVFSRR
- a CDS encoding cyclic nucleotide-binding domain-containing protein, whose amino-acid sequence is MADTPPRADPRTLQAVPLASEARVDAALAGGPGEASRLQREAESLEALGRHAEAVSAFESALRAWVKDGALLRAAAAWVSLRRLGGDAAKPARMLAERFALAPGATPSEPGLVPDAGAVSTVPILSWVDREAFVALLEALEVRAFTSGRAVVTEGAPGDSMFALVDGTAEVARTLEGGERKVVGTVSAGDFFGELALVSEGPRLASVVATSRAVLLELTRARVEAAAVKHPTVATAVQTFFRRRLVENLLRSSPLLSPLSPAQKQAVAREFDLRAVPARQVLLTQGQPGDAFYLLLRGQCRPYLEQASGRKVALPDLREGDVFGEISLLLDKPVSATVRTESDCVLLRLDRGAFERHILSQPGMKGMLMRMGTERLQRTARLLSGRELLEGDLRV